Proteins co-encoded in one Deinococcus planocerae genomic window:
- the cobJ gene encoding precorrin-3B C(17)-methyltransferase codes for MTGHLSLVSVGPGDLSLVPERARQALVEADVIVAYDLYLRWVAPLITSQEVLTPPLTQEKVRAQLAIQKAGEGKRVALVSSGDIGVYAMAGLVFEDLPEEPPFGVEVIPGITSATACASLLGSPLTHDFATLSLSDLLCPWEWIEERARHIAQADLACVLYNVQSRARREGVYRVLRLMLEHKRPDTVCGVVRNAYREDQEVRVTTLEALLSDEFDMLTTVVIGNRFTTRKGRWMYTPRGYNDWRGEEVAPVSQPEGAVWVFSGTRDGNALALRLAEEGERVTLSVASKLGAQVAPKHPNLHLYDGPPGVEARRRALRGARAIVDATHPYAQAITAQLRELSAELNVPYLRLERASGLPQDTTGLTLVDDIDEAARVASHSGRVFLATGSKDLETFLHAAPGADVFVRLTPQPGVLERALSLGIRPDRICAMIGPFTREFNVAQWRAWNIGAVVTKDSGDVGGFTAKREAARELGLPLIVVRRPAPVPGAFHSGDELIAALQTLMEHA; via the coding sequence GTGACCGGGCACCTCAGCCTCGTCTCCGTCGGGCCGGGCGACCTCTCGCTCGTGCCGGAACGGGCCCGGCAGGCGTTGGTGGAGGCAGACGTGATCGTCGCCTATGACCTCTACCTGCGCTGGGTCGCGCCCCTGATCACAAGCCAGGAGGTGTTGACGCCGCCGCTAACCCAGGAGAAGGTGCGGGCGCAACTCGCTATCCAGAAGGCGGGGGAAGGCAAACGGGTGGCCCTCGTCAGCAGCGGGGACATCGGCGTGTACGCGATGGCGGGCCTGGTCTTCGAGGACCTGCCCGAGGAGCCGCCCTTCGGCGTGGAGGTCATCCCCGGCATCACGAGCGCGACCGCCTGCGCCAGCCTGCTAGGCTCGCCCCTCACCCACGACTTCGCCACCCTCAGCCTCTCGGACCTGCTGTGCCCCTGGGAGTGGATCGAGGAGCGGGCGCGGCACATCGCCCAGGCCGACCTCGCCTGCGTTCTCTACAACGTGCAGAGCCGGGCGCGGCGGGAGGGCGTGTACCGCGTCCTGCGCCTGATGCTCGAACACAAGCGGCCCGATACCGTCTGCGGCGTCGTCCGCAACGCCTACCGCGAGGATCAGGAGGTGCGCGTCACCACCCTGGAGGCGCTGCTCTCGGATGAGTTCGACATGCTGACGACGGTCGTGATCGGCAACCGCTTCACCACGCGCAAGGGGCGGTGGATGTACACCCCGCGCGGCTACAACGACTGGCGGGGGGAGGAGGTCGCCCCCGTCTCCCAGCCCGAAGGCGCCGTCTGGGTCTTCAGCGGCACCCGCGACGGCAACGCCCTGGCCCTGCGCCTCGCGGAAGAAGGCGAGCGGGTGACGTTGAGCGTGGCCTCCAAGCTGGGGGCCCAGGTCGCGCCGAAGCATCCGAACCTGCACCTGTACGACGGTCCGCCCGGTGTGGAGGCGCGGCGACGGGCACTACGCGGGGCACGGGCCATCGTGGACGCCACCCACCCCTACGCGCAAGCCATCACCGCGCAACTGCGGGAACTGAGCGCCGAGTTGAACGTGCCCTACCTCCGCCTGGAGCGGGCGAGCGGACTGCCCCAGGACACGACCGGGCTGACCCTGGTGGACGACATTGATGAAGCTGCCCGCGTCGCCTCGCACTCCGGGCGCGTCTTCCTGGCGACGGGCAGCAAGGACCTCGAAACGTTCCTGCACGCCGCCCCGGGTGCCGACGTGTTCGTGCGCCTCACCCCGCAGCCCGGCGTCCTCGAACGGGCGTTGAGCCTGGGTATCCGCCCCGACCGTATCTGCGCGATGATCGGCCCTTTCACCCGCGAGTTCAACGTGGCCCAGTGGCGGGCCTGGAACATCGGCGCCGTCGTCACCAAGGACAGCGGGGATGTGGGGGGCTTCACTGCCAAGCGCGAGGCCGCCCGGGAACTCGGCCTGCCCCTGATCGTCGTCCGCCGCCCGGCCCCCGTCCCCGGCGCCTTCCACAGCGGGGACGAGTTGATCGCCGCCCTCCAGACCCTCATGGAGCACGCATGA
- a CDS encoding HoxN/HupN/NixA family nickel/cobalt transporter has protein sequence MSVPGLLPVTARKTVTLSAPYLLAVLALHVLALGLLVPSALAEPLVWGLGLTAYLFGVRHAWDADHIAVIDNTVRKLLTLGRPAYGVGLFFSLGHSSVVLLMAIAAAVIGRALLGAQEEIGVFGGWVGPFVAGVYLLLVAGFNLHAVWRTLQGRDEGHHHGLLARVIAPLTRLVSRQWHVLPLGFLMGLGFDTASEIALLALAGQAGQDHLGWSAILALPLLFGAGMTLFDTLNGAFMTHAYAWALDRPGAKRVYNLLITGLSGVLALVVGVVTLAAWVGEHFPSARALSAWEAVDISPLGFWLAGVALVLFLTAQVWSRWRRGRSA, from the coding sequence ATGAGCGTGCCGGGCCTCCTTCCCGTCACGGCGCGGAAGACCGTGACCCTGAGCGCGCCCTACCTGCTGGCCGTGCTGGCGCTCCACGTCCTCGCCCTCGGGCTGCTGGTGCCGTCGGCGCTCGCCGAACCGCTGGTGTGGGGGCTGGGGCTGACCGCCTACCTCTTCGGGGTGCGGCACGCCTGGGACGCCGACCACATCGCCGTGATCGACAATACCGTTCGCAAATTGCTGACCTTGGGACGGCCCGCGTACGGTGTCGGACTCTTTTTCAGCCTGGGGCACTCCAGCGTGGTGCTGCTGATGGCGATTGCGGCGGCGGTTATCGGTCGGGCGCTGCTGGGGGCGCAGGAGGAGATCGGCGTCTTCGGCGGCTGGGTGGGGCCTTTCGTGGCGGGGGTGTACCTGCTGCTCGTGGCGGGGTTCAACCTCCACGCCGTGTGGCGGACCCTACAGGGGCGGGACGAGGGTCACCACCACGGCCTCCTCGCCCGCGTGATCGCCCCCCTGACCCGGCTGGTCAGCCGTCAGTGGCACGTCTTGCCGCTGGGCTTCCTGATGGGGCTGGGCTTCGACACCGCCTCGGAGATCGCCCTGCTCGCCCTCGCCGGGCAGGCCGGGCAGGACCATCTGGGCTGGAGCGCCATCCTGGCCCTGCCGCTGCTCTTCGGGGCGGGCATGACCCTCTTCGATACCCTCAACGGCGCGTTCATGACCCACGCCTACGCCTGGGCGCTCGACCGACCCGGCGCAAAGCGTGTGTATAACCTCCTGATCACCGGGCTCTCGGGCGTCCTCGCGCTCGTGGTCGGCGTGGTAACCCTGGCGGCGTGGGTGGGCGAACACTTCCCGTCGGCCCGCGCCCTGAGTGCGTGGGAGGCGGTGGACATCTCCCCGCTGGGCTTCTGGCTAGCGGGGGTGG
- a CDS encoding CobW family GTP-binding protein gives MTTFKTPVTIVSGFLGSGKTTLLGNLLGQTHDRTLALIVNEFGEVSIDGPLLEVREDGVELHDVHGGLLAYGGEGDAFRRTLRVLRERRHTFDHVLIETSGLAVPTAVMVTLEEGEFAADFALDATLIVVDTPLLLAGAFSPDAEDEATRGAARVFDAQLEFADVAVLNKIDDLSDADLLQAEADVRYRAPRVRFLELAYGAKLDTQLTLGLNLHGTRRSAAHHGPVSGAPGELSGPLHDHSTLDGHSHGDLDAHVHSLSTHQHFHEHDPGWQSFRLTSDDVQSVPDLVRTVQNVARVFPVLRVKGFVQGGDGGRYAVQAVRSRVETHPAPSRPDAPNELVFIGYHVSRKKVIEALQKALPQRWA, from the coding sequence ATGACCACTTTCAAAACGCCCGTCACCATCGTCAGCGGCTTTCTGGGCAGCGGCAAGACCACCCTGCTCGGCAACCTGCTGGGGCAGACGCACGACCGCACCCTGGCCCTGATCGTCAACGAGTTCGGGGAGGTCAGCATCGACGGCCCCCTGCTGGAGGTCCGCGAGGACGGGGTGGAGCTGCACGACGTTCACGGCGGCCTGCTCGCCTACGGGGGGGAGGGGGACGCCTTCCGGCGCACCCTGCGAGTGTTGCGGGAACGCCGCCACACCTTCGACCACGTGCTGATCGAGACGAGCGGCCTCGCCGTCCCGACCGCCGTGATGGTCACGCTGGAGGAAGGCGAGTTCGCCGCCGATTTCGCGCTCGACGCCACGCTCATCGTCGTGGACACGCCCCTCTTGCTCGCAGGAGCTTTCAGCCCGGACGCCGAGGACGAGGCCACCCGGGGCGCCGCCCGCGTCTTCGACGCCCAACTGGAGTTCGCGGATGTAGCGGTGCTGAACAAGATCGACGATCTCAGCGACGCCGACCTCCTCCAGGCCGAGGCGGACGTGCGTTACCGCGCTCCCCGCGTGCGTTTCCTGGAACTCGCCTACGGGGCGAAGCTCGACACCCAGCTCACCCTCGGGCTGAACCTGCACGGCACGCGGCGGAGCGCGGCCCACCACGGCCCGGTGAGCGGTGCGCCCGGCGAGCTGTCAGGGCCGCTCCACGACCACTCCACCCTCGACGGGCACTCGCACGGCGACCTCGACGCCCACGTCCACAGCCTGAGCACCCACCAGCACTTCCACGAGCACGACCCCGGCTGGCAGTCCTTCCGCCTGACGAGCGACGACGTGCAGAGCGTCCCCGACCTCGTGAGGACGGTGCAGAACGTGGCCCGCGTCTTTCCCGTGCTGCGCGTGAAGGGTTTCGTGCAGGGGGGGGACGGCGGGCGGTACGCGGTGCAGGCCGTCCGCTCAAGGGTGGAGACGCACCCGGCCCCCTCAAGACCGGACGCGCCGAACGAACTCGTCTTCATCGGCTACCACGTCAGCCGCAAGAAGGTCATCGAGGCGCTGCAAAAGGCGCTTCCGCAGCGGTGGGCCTGA